One region of Pseudomonas glycinae genomic DNA includes:
- the rlmB gene encoding 23S rRNA (guanosine(2251)-2'-O)-methyltransferase RlmB: MSQLEKIYGVHAVEALLRHHPKRVKQIWLAESRNDPRVQTLIELANENRVQIGQAERREMDAWVEGVHQGVVADVSPSQVWGEAMLDELLDRTEGAPLLLVLDGVTDPHNLGACLRSADAAGALAVIVPKDKSATLTPVVRKVACGAAEVIPLVAVTNLARTLEKLQQRGLWIVGTAGEAEVSIYDQDLTGPTILIMGAEGKGMRRLTREHCDYLVHLPMAGSVSSLNVSVATGVCLFEAQRQRGAKSKAAAKKA; the protein is encoded by the coding sequence ATGAGTCAGTTGGAAAAAATCTACGGCGTTCACGCGGTAGAAGCGTTGCTGCGTCACCACCCAAAACGCGTCAAGCAGATCTGGCTGGCCGAAAGCCGCAATGATCCGCGCGTGCAGACGCTAATCGAACTGGCCAACGAAAACCGGGTCCAGATCGGTCAGGCCGAGCGCCGCGAAATGGACGCCTGGGTCGAAGGCGTGCACCAGGGCGTGGTGGCGGACGTCAGTCCGAGCCAGGTCTGGGGCGAAGCGATGCTCGACGAGCTGCTTGATCGCACCGAAGGCGCGCCGTTGCTGTTGGTGCTCGACGGCGTGACCGATCCGCACAACCTCGGCGCCTGCCTGCGTTCGGCGGATGCTGCCGGTGCGCTGGCGGTCATCGTGCCAAAAGACAAGTCGGCCACCCTGACCCCTGTGGTGCGTAAAGTGGCTTGCGGCGCGGCGGAAGTCATTCCGCTGGTGGCCGTCACCAACCTTGCGCGAACCCTGGAAAAACTTCAGCAGCGCGGGTTGTGGATTGTCGGCACGGCAGGCGAGGCCGAGGTCAGCATCTATGACCAGGACCTGACCGGCCCGACCATTCTGATTATGGGCGCCGAAGGCAAAGGCATGCGTCGCCTGACCCGCGAGCATTGCGATTACCTGGTGCATTTGCCGATGGCCGGTAGCGTCAGCAGTCTCAACGTGTCGGTTGCAACGGGTGTTTGCCTGTTCGAGGCCCAGCGCCAGCGTGGTGCCAAGTCCAAGGCGGCTGCCAAGAAGGCTTAA
- the rpsR gene encoding 30S ribosomal protein S18: MARFFRRRKFCRFTAEDVKEIDYKDLNTLKAYVSETGKIVPSRITGTKARYQRQLATAIKRARFLALLAYTDSHGR, from the coding sequence ATGGCACGTTTCTTCCGTCGTCGTAAATTCTGCCGCTTCACCGCTGAAGACGTGAAGGAGATCGATTACAAAGATCTCAACACTCTGAAAGCCTACGTATCCGAGACCGGCAAAATCGTTCCAAGCCGCATCACCGGTACCAAAGCTCGTTATCAGCGTCAGCTGGCCACCGCTATCAAGCGCGCCCGCTTCCTGGCCCTGCTGGCCTACACCGACAGCCACGGCCGCTGA
- the rplI gene encoding 50S ribosomal protein L9 — MQLILLEKIANLGNLGDKVNVKAGYGRNYLLPFGKATAATAANLAAFEERRAELEKAAADRKASAESRAAQLAELEVTITATAGDEGKLFGSIGTHDIADALTASGVEVAKSEVRLPNGTIRNVGEFDVAVHLHAEVEATVRVVVVAA, encoded by the coding sequence ATGCAACTGATCCTTCTGGAAAAAATCGCCAACCTGGGCAACCTGGGCGACAAAGTAAACGTTAAGGCCGGTTACGGCCGTAACTACCTGCTGCCTTTCGGCAAAGCCACCGCTGCGACCGCTGCCAACCTGGCTGCGTTCGAAGAGCGTCGCGCTGAGCTGGAAAAAGCCGCCGCAGACCGTAAAGCTTCGGCTGAAAGCCGTGCTGCCCAACTGGCCGAGCTGGAAGTGACCATCACTGCCACCGCTGGCGACGAAGGCAAGCTGTTCGGTTCGATCGGTACTCACGACATTGCTGACGCACTGACCGCCTCCGGCGTTGAAGTGGCGAAAAGCGAAGTTCGTCTGCCGAACGGCACCATCCGCAACGTGGGTGAATTCGACGTGGCCGTGCACCTGCACGCCGAAGTTGAAGCCACCGTACGCGTTGTCGTGGTAGCAGCTTAA
- the rnr gene encoding ribonuclease R — translation MADWQSLDPEAAREAEKYENPIPSRELILQHLADRGSPAAREQLVEEFGLTTEDQIEALRRRLRAMERDAQLIYTRRGTYAPVDKLDLILGRISGHRDGFGFLVPDDGSDDLFMSPAQMRLVFDGDRALARVSGLDRRGRREGVIVEVVSRAHESIVGRYFEEGGIGFVVADNPKIQQEVLVTPGRNANAQIGQFVEVKITHWPTPRFQPQGDVIEVVGNYMAPGMEIDVALRTYDIPHVWPEAVLKEAGKLKPEVEEKDKEKRVDLRHLPFVTIDGEDARDFDDAVYCEAKPGKLRLFSGGWKLYVAIADVSSYVKIGSALDNEAQVRGNSVYFPERVVPMLPEQLSNGLCSLNPHVDRLAMVCEMTISKSGEMTDYCFYEAVIHSHARLTYNKVSAMLETPKATEGRKLRGEYTDVLPHLKQLYALYKVLLAARHVRGAIDFETQETRIIFGSERKIAEIRPTTRNDAHKLIEECMLAANVATAEFLKKHEIPALYRVHDGPPPERLEKLRAFLGELGLSLHKGKDGPSPKDYQALLASIKDRPDFHLIQTVMLRSLSQAVYSAQNEGHFGLNYEAYTHFTSPIRRYPDLLTHRAIRSVIHSKQDTPHVRRAGAMTIPKARIYPYDEAALEQLGEQCSMSERRADEATRDVVNWLKCEFMKDRVGESFPGVITAVTGFGLFVELTDIYVEGLVHVTALPGDYYHFDPVHHRLAGERTGRSFRLGDTVEVRVMRVDLDERKIDFEMAEKTISAPIGRKKRGTETTAPAAKVVEEKAPAKTASRRPAKEKAVEAYRPSDAVAKNAELRKSREMKKALLADAKNGGKAASGGKTGRSAPDKASGGKPAKPSKHRKGPPKAGSAPAKSGGARKPKAKS, via the coding sequence ATGGCCGATTGGCAGTCCCTCGATCCCGAGGCCGCTCGTGAAGCGGAAAAATACGAAAACCCTATTCCCAGCCGCGAACTGATCCTTCAGCACCTTGCTGATCGGGGTTCGCCTGCTGCCCGCGAGCAACTGGTCGAAGAGTTTGGTCTGACCACAGAAGACCAGATCGAAGCCCTGCGCCGCCGCCTGCGCGCCATGGAGCGCGATGCTCAACTGATCTATACCCGCCGTGGCACCTATGCGCCGGTGGACAAACTCGACCTGATCCTCGGTCGCATCAGCGGTCACCGCGACGGCTTCGGTTTCCTGGTGCCGGATGACGGCTCCGATGACCTGTTCATGAGCCCGGCGCAAATGCGTCTGGTGTTTGACGGCGACCGTGCTCTGGCCCGTGTTTCCGGCCTGGACCGTCGCGGTCGTCGCGAAGGCGTGATCGTTGAAGTGGTGTCCCGTGCCCACGAAAGCATCGTCGGCCGCTATTTCGAAGAAGGCGGTATCGGCTTCGTTGTTGCGGACAACCCGAAGATCCAGCAGGAAGTGCTGGTCACCCCGGGCCGCAACGCCAACGCCCAGATCGGTCAGTTCGTCGAGGTGAAAATCACCCACTGGCCGACCCCGCGCTTCCAGCCGCAAGGCGATGTGATTGAAGTCGTCGGCAACTACATGGCGCCGGGCATGGAAATCGATGTCGCCCTGCGCACCTACGACATTCCGCACGTTTGGCCTGAAGCCGTTCTGAAGGAAGCCGGCAAGCTCAAGCCGGAAGTCGAAGAGAAAGACAAAGAGAAGCGCGTCGACCTGCGCCATCTGCCGTTCGTCACCATCGACGGCGAAGATGCCCGCGACTTCGACGACGCGGTCTACTGCGAAGCCAAGCCAGGCAAGCTGCGCCTGTTTTCCGGCGGCTGGAAGTTGTATGTGGCGATTGCCGACGTTTCCAGCTACGTGAAGATCGGTTCGGCTCTGGACAACGAAGCCCAGGTGCGCGGCAACTCGGTGTACTTCCCCGAGCGTGTGGTGCCGATGCTGCCGGAGCAGCTGTCCAACGGCCTGTGCTCGCTGAATCCACATGTCGATCGTCTGGCCATGGTTTGCGAGATGACCATCTCCAAGTCCGGCGAAATGACCGACTACTGCTTCTATGAAGCGGTGATCCACTCCCACGCCCGTCTGACCTACAACAAGGTCAGCGCGATGCTGGAAACGCCAAAAGCCACCGAAGGGCGCAAGTTGCGCGGTGAATACACCGACGTCTTGCCGCACCTCAAGCAGCTCTATGCGCTGTACAAGGTATTGCTGGCCGCTCGTCACGTGCGTGGCGCGATCGATTTCGAAACGCAGGAAACCCGGATCATCTTCGGTTCCGAGCGCAAGATTGCCGAGATCCGTCCGACCACCCGTAACGACGCGCACAAGCTGATCGAGGAATGCATGCTGGCGGCCAACGTGGCCACCGCCGAATTCCTGAAAAAACACGAAATCCCTGCGCTGTACCGCGTCCACGACGGTCCGCCACCGGAGCGTCTGGAAAAGCTGCGCGCGTTCCTCGGTGAGCTCGGACTATCCCTGCACAAAGGCAAGGATGGTCCGTCGCCGAAGGACTATCAGGCCCTGTTGGCCAGCATCAAGGATCGTCCGGATTTCCACCTGATCCAGACCGTGATGCTGCGCTCCCTGAGTCAGGCGGTGTACAGCGCCCAGAACGAAGGCCACTTCGGCCTGAATTACGAAGCCTACACCCACTTCACCTCGCCGATCCGTCGTTACCCGGACCTGCTCACGCACCGGGCGATCCGCAGCGTGATCCATTCGAAACAGGACACCCCGCACGTTCGCCGTGCCGGTGCGATGACCATTCCGAAGGCGCGCATCTATCCGTACGACGAAGCAGCGCTGGAGCAACTCGGCGAGCAGTGCTCGATGAGCGAGCGCCGTGCCGACGAAGCGACCCGCGACGTAGTGAACTGGCTCAAGTGCGAGTTCATGAAGGACCGCGTGGGCGAATCGTTCCCGGGCGTGATCACTGCCGTGACCGGTTTTGGCCTGTTCGTCGAGCTGACCGATATCTATGTCGAAGGTCTGGTACACGTGACGGCGCTGCCGGGCGATTACTACCACTTTGACCCTGTGCATCACCGCCTGGCGGGCGAGCGCACCGGTCGCAGCTTCCGTCTTGGCGATACCGTTGAAGTGCGGGTCATGCGCGTCGATCTCGACGAGCGCAAGATCGACTTCGAGATGGCTGAAAAAACCATCAGCGCGCCGATCGGCCGCAAGAAGCGTGGCACCGAGACGACCGCTCCTGCAGCCAAGGTTGTGGAAGAAAAGGCTCCGGCAAAAACCGCCAGCCGTCGTCCGGCCAAGGAAAAGGCTGTCGAGGCCTATCGTCCAAGCGATGCCGTGGCGAAAAACGCCGAGCTGCGCAAAAGCCGTGAAATGAAGAAGGCCTTGCTGGCCGACGCCAAAAACGGTGGTAAAGCGGCGTCCGGGGGAAAGACCGGACGGTCGGCGCCTGACAAGGCCTCCGGCGGCAAGCCAGCCAAACCGAGCAAACACCGCAAAGGCCCGCCAAAAGCGGGTTCCGCTCCAGCCAAAAGCGGCGGGGCGCGTAAACCGAAGGCGAAGTCATGA
- a CDS encoding YgiQ family radical SAM protein, with product MQAAKPLFDYPKYWAECFGPAPFLPMSREEMDQLGWDSCDIIIVTGDAYVDHPSFGMAIIGRLLESQGFRVGIIAQPNWQSKDDFMKLGEPNLFFGVAAGNMDSMINRYTADKKIRSDDAYTPGGMAGKRPDRASLVYSQRCKEAYKHVPIVLGGIEASLRRIAHYDYWQDRVRNSILIDASADILLYGNAERAIVEVAQRLSYGHKIEDITDVRGTAFIRRDTPAGWYEVDSTRIDRPGKIDKIINPYVNTQDTQACAIEQEKGPVDDPEEAKVVQILASPKMTRDKTVIRLPSMEKVRNDPVLYAHANRVLHLETNPGNARALVQKHGEVDVWFNPPPIPMTTEEMDYVFGMPYARVPHPAYGKEKIPAYDMIRFSVNIMRGCFGGCTFCSITEHEGRIIQNRSEESIIREIEEIRDKVPGFTGVISDLGGPTANMYRIACKSPEIESACRKPSCVFPGICPNLNTDHSSLIQLYRSARALPGVKKILIASGLRYDLAVESPEYVKELVTHHVGGYLKIAPEHTEEGPLNQMMKPGIGTYDRFKRMFEKYTKEAGKEQYLIPYFIAAHPGTTDEDMMNLALWLKGNGFRADQVQAFYPSPMATATAMYHSGKNPLRKVTYKSDGVTIVKSEEQRRLHKAFLRYHDPKGWPMLREALTRMGRADLIGPGKHQLIPLHQPATDSYQSARRKNSTPAGSHKVAKEKTTKILTQHTGLPPRASDGGNPWDKREQAKAAAFARNQQAAKERKEAAKGKGPKPARKPVVPR from the coding sequence ATGCAAGCAGCCAAGCCGTTATTTGACTATCCAAAATATTGGGCCGAATGTTTCGGGCCAGCGCCGTTCCTGCCGATGAGCAGGGAGGAGATGGATCAGCTTGGCTGGGATTCCTGCGACATCATCATTGTCACGGGTGATGCCTACGTCGATCACCCGTCCTTCGGCATGGCGATCATCGGCCGGCTGCTGGAGTCGCAAGGCTTCCGCGTCGGGATCATCGCGCAGCCTAACTGGCAGTCCAAAGACGACTTCATGAAGCTCGGCGAGCCGAACCTGTTCTTCGGTGTCGCGGCCGGCAACATGGACTCGATGATCAACCGCTACACCGCGGACAAGAAAATCCGTTCCGACGACGCCTATACCCCGGGCGGCATGGCCGGCAAACGTCCGGATCGCGCGAGCCTGGTTTACAGCCAGCGCTGCAAGGAAGCCTACAAGCACGTGCCGATCGTGCTCGGCGGCATCGAAGCCTCCCTGCGCCGCATCGCCCACTATGACTACTGGCAGGATCGCGTACGCAACTCGATCCTGATCGACGCCAGCGCCGACATCCTGCTGTACGGCAACGCCGAGCGGGCGATTGTCGAAGTCGCCCAGCGTCTGTCCTACGGTCACAAGATAGAAGACATCACGGATGTGCGCGGCACCGCGTTCATCCGTCGTGACACCCCTGCGGGCTGGTACGAAGTCGATTCCACGCGCATCGACCGTCCGGGCAAGATCGACAAGATCATCAACCCGTACGTCAACACCCAGGACACTCAGGCCTGCGCGATCGAGCAGGAGAAGGGCCCGGTTGACGATCCGGAAGAAGCCAAGGTCGTACAGATCCTGGCCAGCCCGAAAATGACCCGCGACAAGACCGTGATCCGCCTGCCGTCGATGGAAAAGGTGCGTAACGACCCGGTCCTGTACGCCCACGCCAACCGCGTGCTCCACCTGGAAACCAACCCTGGCAACGCCCGTGCGCTGGTGCAGAAGCATGGCGAGGTAGACGTCTGGTTCAACCCGCCGCCGATTCCGATGACCACCGAAGAAATGGACTACGTGTTCGGCATGCCTTACGCACGTGTTCCGCACCCTGCGTACGGCAAGGAAAAAATCCCGGCCTACGACATGATCCGCTTCTCGGTGAACATCATGCGTGGCTGCTTCGGTGGCTGCACCTTCTGCTCGATCACCGAGCACGAAGGCCGGATCATCCAGAACCGTTCCGAAGAGTCGATCATTCGCGAAATCGAAGAAATCCGCGACAAGGTGCCGGGTTTCACCGGCGTCATCTCCGACCTCGGCGGCCCGACCGCGAACATGTACCGCATCGCCTGCAAGAGCCCGGAAATCGAATCCGCGTGCCGCAAGCCGTCCTGCGTGTTCCCGGGCATCTGCCCGAACCTGAACACCGACCACTCGTCGCTGATTCAGCTGTACCGCAGCGCCCGTGCGTTGCCGGGTGTGAAGAAGATCCTGATCGCCTCCGGCCTGCGTTACGACCTTGCGGTCGAGTCGCCGGAGTACGTCAAGGAGCTGGTGACCCACCACGTCGGCGGTTACCTGAAGATCGCCCCGGAACACACCGAGGAAGGTCCGCTCAACCAGATGATGAAACCGGGGATCGGCACCTACGATCGCTTCAAGCGCATGTTCGAGAAGTACACCAAGGAAGCCGGGAAAGAGCAGTACCTGATTCCGTACTTCATCGCCGCGCACCCGGGCACCACCGACGAAGACATGATGAACCTGGCCCTGTGGCTCAAGGGCAACGGCTTCCGTGCCGATCAGGTGCAGGCGTTCTATCCGTCGCCGATGGCCACCGCCACCGCGATGTACCACTCGGGCAAGAACCCGCTGCGCAAGGTCACCTACAAGAGCGACGGCGTGACCATCGTCAAGAGCGAGGAGCAGCGTCGTCTGCACAAGGCCTTCCTGCGTTATCACGACCCGAAAGGCTGGCCGATGCTGCGTGAAGCGCTGACCCGCATGGGCCGCGCCGACCTGATCGGGCCGGGCAAGCATCAGTTGATCCCGCTGCACCAGCCGGCCACCGACAGCTACCAGAGTGCCCGTCGCAAGAACTCGACGCCGGCCGGCAGCCACAAGGTCGCGAAAGAGAAGACCACCAAGATCCTCACCCAGCACACCGGTCTGCCACCGCGCGCCAGCGACGGCGGCAATCCATGGGACAAGCGTGAACAGGCCAAGGCCGCGGCGTTCGCCCGCAACCAGCAGGCCGCCAAGGAACGCAAGGAAGCGGCGAAAGGCAAAGGGCCGAAACCGGCACGCAAGCCGGTCGTACCGCGCTGA
- the rpsF gene encoding 30S ribosomal protein S6, giving the protein MRHYEIIFLVHPDQSEQVGGMVERYTKLIEEDGGKIHRLEDWGRRQLAYAINNVHKAHYVMLNVECTGKALAELEDNFRYNDAVIRNLVIRRDEAVTGQSEMLKAEENRSERRERRERPEHDGSADGDDSDSDSDNSDNADE; this is encoded by the coding sequence ATGCGTCATTACGAAATCATCTTTCTGGTCCACCCTGACCAGAGCGAGCAAGTCGGCGGCATGGTTGAGCGTTACACCAAGCTGATCGAAGAAGACGGCGGCAAAATCCACCGTCTGGAAGACTGGGGCCGTCGTCAACTGGCCTACGCAATCAACAATGTTCACAAGGCTCACTACGTGATGCTGAACGTTGAGTGCACCGGCAAGGCCCTGGCCGAGCTGGAAGACAACTTCCGCTACAACGATGCTGTGATCCGTAACCTGGTCATCCGTCGCGACGAAGCCGTTACCGGCCAGTCCGAGATGCTCAAGGCTGAAGAAAACCGCAGTGAGCGCCGTGAGCGTCGCGAACGTCCTGAGCACGATGGCAGCGCCGATGGCGATGACAGCGATAGCGACAGCGACAACAGCGATAACGCTGACGAGTAA
- a CDS encoding extracellular solute-binding protein, which translates to MMFRNTLRRGLTFTLLGLALATPLTQAADAVSLTLYNGQHKEVGDAIAKAFEAKTGIHVNVRKGSSNQLASQIIEEGDRSPADVIYTEESPPLNNLGEQGLLAKADDATLAVLPKEYVAGNGTWIGVTARVRVVAFNPKLIDEKDLPKSVLDFADPQWQGKVGFVPTSGAFQEQAVAIIKKHGREAAEEWLTGLRAFGKTYSNNMVALKAVENGEVATVLVNNYYWFALQREKGKLDSKLHYFTGGDVGGLITVSSAAVLKSSKHPKEAQQFLAYMASEEGQRVITQTTAEYPLHKGMESDRGLKPFSELEAPDVTPADLGNAEEALELEREVGLN; encoded by the coding sequence ATGATGTTTCGAAATACCCTGCGCCGCGGCTTGACCTTCACCCTGCTCGGCCTGGCACTCGCCACTCCCCTCACCCAGGCTGCCGACGCGGTTTCCCTGACTCTCTACAACGGTCAACACAAGGAAGTCGGCGACGCGATCGCCAAAGCCTTCGAGGCCAAGACCGGCATTCACGTCAATGTACGCAAGGGCAGCAGCAATCAGCTGGCCAGCCAGATCATCGAAGAAGGCGACCGCTCCCCCGCCGACGTCATCTACACCGAAGAATCCCCACCGCTGAACAACCTCGGCGAACAAGGTCTGCTGGCCAAGGCTGACGACGCGACCCTGGCCGTTCTGCCGAAAGAATACGTCGCCGGCAACGGCACCTGGATCGGAGTGACCGCCCGGGTTCGCGTGGTGGCCTTCAACCCGAAACTGATCGACGAAAAAGATTTGCCGAAATCGGTGCTGGATTTCGCCGATCCGCAGTGGCAAGGCAAGGTCGGCTTCGTCCCGACCAGCGGCGCATTCCAGGAACAGGCCGTGGCGATCATCAAAAAGCACGGCCGCGAAGCCGCCGAAGAATGGCTGACCGGCCTGCGCGCATTCGGCAAGACCTACAGCAACAATATGGTCGCCCTCAAGGCTGTGGAAAACGGCGAAGTCGCCACGGTGCTGGTAAACAACTATTACTGGTTCGCCCTGCAGCGAGAGAAAGGCAAGCTTGATTCTAAACTGCATTACTTCACCGGCGGCGATGTCGGCGGCCTGATCACCGTGTCCAGCGCAGCCGTGCTGAAGTCCAGCAAACATCCAAAAGAAGCCCAGCAATTCCTCGCCTACATGGCCAGCGAAGAAGGTCAGCGTGTGATCACCCAGACCACCGCCGAGTACCCGCTGCACAAAGGCATGGAATCGGATCGCGGTCTCAAGCCGTTCAGCGAACTGGAAGCACCGGACGTCACGCCGGCCGACCTGGGCAACGCCGAAGAAGCGCTGGAGCTGGAACGCGAAGTTGGCTTGAACTGA
- the dnaB gene encoding replicative DNA helicase has protein sequence MNEISAPEQYDLQTAALKVPPHSIEAEQAVLGGLMLDNNAWERVLDQVSDGDFYRHDHRLIFRAIAKLADQNLPIDVVTLAEQLDKEGQTSQVGGLGYLGELAKNTPSVANIKAYAQIVRQRATLRQLIGISTEIADSAFNPEGRTAEEILDEAERQIFAIAEARPKTGGPVGVNDLLTKAIDRIDTLFNTADSITGLSTGYTDLDEKTSGLQPADLIIVAGRPSMGKTTFAMNLVENAVLRSDKVVLVYSLEMPGESLIMRMLSSLGRIDQTKVRSGQLEDDDWPRLTSAVNLLNDRKLFIDDTAGISPSEMRARTRRLVREHGDIGLIMIDYLQLMQIPGSSGDNRTNEISEISRSLKALAKEFNCPVVALSQLNRSLEQRPNKRPVNSDLRESGAIEQDADVIMFVYRDEVYHPETEHKGIAEIIIGKQRNGPIGFIRLAFIGKYTRFENLAPGSYNFDDDE, from the coding sequence ATGAACGAAATCTCCGCTCCCGAGCAATACGATCTGCAAACCGCCGCGCTGAAGGTGCCGCCGCATTCCATCGAGGCCGAACAGGCCGTGCTCGGTGGTCTGATGCTGGACAACAACGCCTGGGAACGCGTGCTCGATCAAGTCTCCGACGGCGATTTCTACCGACATGACCACCGTCTGATTTTCCGTGCGATCGCCAAACTGGCCGATCAGAACCTGCCGATCGACGTCGTGACCCTTGCCGAGCAACTGGACAAGGAAGGTCAGACTTCGCAGGTCGGCGGCCTCGGTTACCTGGGTGAGCTGGCGAAAAACACGCCGTCCGTCGCCAACATCAAGGCCTATGCGCAGATCGTCCGCCAGCGCGCGACGTTGCGTCAGTTGATCGGTATCAGCACCGAAATTGCCGACAGCGCCTTCAATCCCGAAGGCCGCACCGCCGAGGAAATCCTCGACGAAGCCGAGCGGCAGATCTTCGCGATTGCCGAGGCCCGGCCAAAAACCGGCGGCCCGGTGGGTGTGAATGACCTGCTGACCAAGGCCATCGACCGCATCGACACCCTGTTCAACACTGCCGACTCGATCACCGGCCTGTCCACCGGCTACACCGACCTCGACGAGAAGACCAGCGGCCTGCAACCGGCCGACCTGATCATCGTCGCCGGCCGTCCGTCGATGGGTAAGACCACCTTCGCGATGAACCTGGTGGAAAACGCCGTGTTGCGCAGCGACAAGGTGGTGCTGGTGTACTCCCTCGAGATGCCAGGCGAATCGCTGATCATGCGTATGCTGTCGTCCCTCGGCCGTATCGACCAGACCAAGGTACGTTCCGGCCAGTTGGAAGACGACGACTGGCCGCGTCTGACCTCGGCGGTCAATCTGCTCAACGACCGCAAGCTGTTCATCGATGACACCGCCGGCATCAGTCCGTCGGAGATGCGTGCCCGGACCCGGCGGCTGGTGCGCGAGCACGGCGACATCGGCCTGATCATGATCGACTACCTGCAACTGATGCAGATCCCGGGTTCCAGCGGTGACAACCGGACCAACGAGATTTCCGAGATCTCCCGATCCCTGAAAGCCCTGGCCAAGGAATTCAACTGCCCGGTAGTCGCCCTGTCGCAGCTCAACCGCTCCCTGGAACAGCGTCCCAACAAGCGCCCGGTGAACTCCGACTTGCGGGAATCCGGAGCGATCGAGCAGGACGCCGACGTGATCATGTTCGTGTACCGGGATGAGGTGTATCACCCGGAAACCGAGCACAAGGGCATCGCCGAAATCATCATCGGCAAACAGCGGAACGGTCCGATCGGCTTCATTCGCCTGGCCTTCATCGGCAAATACACACGTTTTGAAAACCTCGCGCCGGGCAGTTACAACTTCGACGACGACGAGTAA